The following are from one region of the Oncorhynchus nerka isolate Pitt River linkage group LG8, Oner_Uvic_2.0, whole genome shotgun sequence genome:
- the gpr185b gene encoding G-protein coupled receptor 12 produces MILSLAAAMSSGGLPQNTTSSATFDPSSLDPWLDPYPDFPGVNSSSAVPVRTSTSDLDLRPLTSPQDVSPWDVALCVTGTLISCENALVIAVLFYTPTLRAPMFILIGSLAFADLLAGLGLILNFVFIYLVKGEVVTLVSTGILIVAFSASILNILAITVDRYLSLYNALTYHTERTVLFTYLVIGLIWLVGLILGVLPALGWNCLDDETTCSVCRPVTKSNAVALAIFFLLVFAVMMQLYLQICRIAFRHAQQIAVQHQFIAISTTKGVQTLSVILCAFAMCWLPFAMYSIVADSSYPIIYTYATVLPAACNSVINPIIYAFRNPDIQKGLWLACCGCVPSNLSLRPRARTSSDV; encoded by the exons ATGATCCTCTCCCTAGCTGCAGCCATGAGCAGTGGTGGCCTTCCCCAGAACACTACTTCCTCTGCAACCTTTGATCCCTCATCCCTGGACCCCTGGCTTGACCCTTACCCTGACTTCCCTGGGGTCAACTCCTCCTCCGCAGTCCCCGTCCGCACCTCCACATCTGACCTTGATCTACGACCTCTGACCTCACCCCAG GATGTCAGCCCATGGGACGTGGCATTATGTGTCACAGGAACCCTCATCTCCTGTGAGAATGCTCTGGTCATTGCTGTCCTGTTCTACACGCCGACCCTTCGAGCTCCTATGTTCATCCTGATTGGTTCGCTGGCGTTCGCCGACCTCCTGGCGGGTCTCGGACTCATCCTAAACTTTGTCTTCATCTATCTGGTCAAGGGAGAGGTCGTGACCTTGGTTTCCACGGGGATACTTATCGTGGCGTTCTCTGCGTCCATTTTGAATATCCTGGCGATCACTGTGGACAG GTACCTGTCGCTGTACAACGCGTTGACCTATCACACCGAACGGACTGTTCTCTTCACGTACCTGGTAATAGGGCTAATCTGGTTGGTGGGTCTGATCCTTGGAGTCCTCCCTGCCCTCGGGTGGAACTGTCTAGACGACGAAACGACTTGTAGCGTATGCCGACCAGTCACGAAATCCAACGCCGTTGCACTCGCCATCTTCTTCCTATTGGTCTTCGCAGTCATGATGCAACTCTACCTGCAGATCTGTAGGATTGCGTTCCGCCATGCTCAGCAAATCGCAGTCCAACATCAATTCATCGCTATTTCCACGACCAAAGGAGTCCAGACACTCTCTGTGATTCTCTGCGCTTTCGCTATGTGTTGGTTGCCGTTCGCAATGTATTCTATAGTGGCGGACTCGAGTTATCCTATAATATATACATACGCCACTGTGCTGCCGGCGGCGTGTAATTCAGTTATAAATCCAATTATATACGCTTTCAGGAACCCGGATATACAGAAGGGGTTGTGGTTGGCGTGCTGTGGGTGTGTCCCATCAAATTTGAGTCTCAGACCGAGGGCGAGGACCTCCAGTGATGTATAG